aaatattttaaattattacaaatatatactATCTCATAatgaatatattcaattatCTTTCTAGTTGGGATTACGATTAGAGAGGAGGCGAGAGTAGGGTAGGaaaaggattttttttgttctcACAAGACAAATTAAGGGGATGGGAGAAGAGAGAAATTTTCCCTATagaaagaaatgagaaattttTGTAATCCCTTTATTAAAAACAGATTagacacaaaaaaatatttttcttataaaaacaaagataaaaattaaatatttgacttTTTTCTATCCTGTTATTATCCTTACGTATGATCAAGATTGGTTAatcaattgtatatataaaatgatattataaataCAGATGAAGAAGTTAGTTGGGGGTTGGGATTCCAAATGAATGGGGACAAATTGGCCTCTCACAAACATAATGTTGCATTGACCCCCATCATCATGCTCGTCACCCTCTTGTcacctttcttttattttatcctATATTACATAGTTAATTCATGGAATGAATCTATATATGTTTGGGGAGTGGCCGGCTCCGTTGCTGTTCATCAATCTTGATTATGGCTGAGCCTCAGTCCTAAAATTAAGGCTTGTACATCATATGATAATTAAGCTGATCTGTTCTCAAAAGATGGTTTCTCTGAGACTTTAAACCAATTAATCAAAGATATTTTTACAAGACAAATTTAAGAACGACAGGTCAAGCTCACAATAAGATTAATTGTTAAATGTGTATGGATGGCCAGTTTGGGCAGCTGGCTGTAGAGCGGTTGGTGAATTAGACTACTTCAACAAGAGATTGGGACAAATACAATCACACTtgcttatttaattttgtacaCTGTTTACGTCCATGTCACCCTCCCACCGGTCAACCACTTCTCTAATCCAACGCTCAATATTAACTCATCATCTTACACTATTATATGgcttaatttttgaaacttgtttgctttggttaattttttattatcaaagataaaaaattattataaaaaatatattatctaaaaaattattaaatataaattaaaattatatttgataaaaactgattaatataaataattattgtgtttagttgaatgtcataaaagattactaatataaatattttagaatattttttatgtttttgttatattattaaaaatgaggacatttttgtcttaaaaaattaacaagtaatGATAGGattgtaacaaaatcaatattactttgaaaattttttaatatttaaggtaaatgtaataattaaattatctcttatattaacTGTTATATCATTAGTAGAAAAAAttactaacatattttattaattaacaaattaaataaaataatattagtaataaaatatagattatcagagtaatatttgaataactttaagggggtgtttggttggGGGTTTTTaatattaccttagtaatctatattttattttcttgtttggtttgtcaataataaaatattacagtaatcttctattaccaatattggcgtgacaagtaatatatgtagtaatctgattaccaccttcatctTAGGTACTTAAaaattactgaggtaatctttagtttattataattatattattatttttaattttttgagataaaaataaatttatttttaattaatatgacaaataatataaaaaatatttaagaataattatattcaaggacatttaagtaaaataatttactagtaatcttttattacctttaactaaacacaataattatttatacctaccaaattttatcaaacacaataatcatttatatctagtaatcttctaagtaatctatcttcaagataatctttctattttggtaataaaacattacccaaaccaaacatctCATAACAGTCAACCAAACATACTTTCAGGGTGTATGTAGttcagaaaatttttattaccaaAAGTGAAATATTTCCACAAAGATGAATTACATCAaagattaatgaatataaattattacttatgtttgataaatttgatatgtataaataaatattatgtttaattagctataataaaatattattttacttaaatatcttaaaaatttattgattttaaattaatattatgtttgattatattaaacgtgttttgtgcattttttaaaaatattttttataattataatattttagaatttattccatgtcatcaaattatgaaattaattaattaaattatattttttaaattgtgattttattattaatataatattttttaaatttattatgttattcgttattttgactttttaattttaatataaaattataacaaaataaaaattattttaataatttaagtaaaattaataataagtctGTCTGataatttatccaaattttttattacctgaGAGATTGCCATTAGAGGACAACTTTTCATGGATACGCTTCCTAGCTCGAACTTTGAAAACCTTAAGGGTTCTTGAGATATTTTCCCATGATTATGTCAACTCAGATCACTATGCTAAAGATCGATTCTCTTTTTCCAATCGAACCAATATTCGCTGTTGCACATGATGAACGGTAGAGATGAATGATTATGGTGGGCATATCATAACAGTGAGCAAACAAACATTATGATGAACCGTGTGAACAATTTGCAAAGCGTCAATGcaccatgtatatatatataaaagctcaGAAGGGGATCATTATCATCACAAACCTCCATAGTTTCCCTTTATATTGGCCACCTCCAAACACTATCATCACCATTGTCGgcctctttcttctcttcaacctccatcattttctctctccctctcgtGTTTCTTGCCAAAAACTTTCAATACAACAACACACAACACTAAATCTTCACTCTCTTCTCCTCTCTTTCTTGAACTCATCAGTTCAAACGAATAAAGATGAGACAATACCAGGAACTCAGCCTGCAAAGAAGCACTAGTTGCAGAAGCTCAAAAAAAATCATTCCTTCAAGCTACATCAGGTCAACGTCCGTGTCGTCAATACctgaaaatgaagaattttcAGGTAAGCTTCTCGTTAGAAGAGATTCACCCATCGctttacaaaaattaaacaaacttcATTCAAGGTTCACTTCTCTCATTCGTTCACTTCTCAATATATTTACTTTCCCCACTATAATTCTTCCCACGTGCAAGTGGTTATCGATACCGACCCATCTCTCTATAACTCCTTCTCTAGGCCGGAAAGTCACCGGAACCCTATTTGGTAACCGTCGTGGCCATGTTAGTTTTGCCGTTCAAGATGATCCCCGGTCTGAACCGGTTTTGTTGCTAGAACTTGCAATGTCAACGTCGACTTTGGTCAAAGAAATGGCCTCTGGTTTGGTTCGGATAGCACTTGAGTGTGAGAAAGCTCCGGTTCAGAGCGGCCGTGGGCGGGCGGCGAAGCTGTTTCATGAGCCCATGTGGACTATGTATTGTAATGGGAGGAAGTGTGGGTATGCGCAGTCCCGGCCGTGCGGGGAGTCAGATTGGCACTTGCTGAGTACTGTGCAAAGCGTTTCCATTGGTGCAGGGGTTATTCCAGTGGTGGAGGATGCACGGAAAACCGGAGTTTCCGAGGGTGAGTTATTATACATGAGGGCGAAGTTTGAGCGAGTTGTTGGTAGCCGCGATTCAGAAGCATTCTACATGTTGAATCCAGATAACAATGGAGGACCTGAACTCAGTATTTTTCTGCTTAGAATTTGAAGAATTATCTATGAGGGTTAATTACTGTTTTAGAtgtttaattagttttaaattattagattatttgaaGATGGGAGTTGGGATGTAAGAGATTTTGATTGTTGTACTTGTTcgtataaatatgaaatagtTTGAAATAAAATGAATGAATGTATGAGGAGGTGATTAATTTTGtatgtaaaaattgaaatagCTATGGATGATTTCAGGAAAGTGGGAAGAACAGTGCCATCAAAATGGAAATGTAGAATAATGTGTTACAAGATATAATATTTGCGTGGAGATGAGTATACATACAAAACGGCAGAGACAGACAGAGAGAGACAtggttataatttaatttgagagtGAATCAAAtagtcccacccaaggtttgacccAAAAACAGTTTCGCACCTATTGGTGACACAAATAACACTAATCTACTCAAAATAAAGTCTGTTAATCGAAATTAAACAGTAAAAAGACAAAGAAGTCAATTTACTTTTcccaaaaatgagaaaaatctgaTAGTCTGATCAGCATTCACCATTTCACCTCCATCTTCCCAACCTTTAGGGGTATATTCATCAAATAGAAACTTCGACTctataattagaattttaggGAAATGTGAGAGATTAATTTTGCAAATCAAATGGTGGGATCTAAGTGTTCATCGATTTAAGCTTCTGGAGGCTTTATCGATATAAGATTTAAGGAATTCATATGAGGAGGAGGCATTGTGGAGTTCCATGTACAAGGCCAAAGAGACCTTGTAGATTTAAGCAaggtattgaaatttttagtctTTGCTTTTTGTGAATCACAATATCCTCCTTTTTCAATGAATTTGAAACTGGTATTGTAGATCTACTCAGCGATTCTTCCCTATTATATATCTTGAATCCATTTCGAACGCAACACAATACAAAAGTCACATGCATTCACAAGTGGATAATATGAACCCACGTAAAAAAGGGTTTTTCAtttgcaaaatttaattttggatgagaaaatgtgatttacACAATTAAAGGATGGTGCTAAACagtcttaatttgaaaatgacaaagaaagaaTGATGATAGATTGGAAGCGTGGCGTGTACATAAGATAGCAAAGTAATGAGCACGCCTATGCCCTCTTCTAAAAGAAAAAGGCATGGCATGGATTTCGTCGGTAGAACCAAAGTTTTAATGATAGTTTAACTCCGTTGCACTGTCAGTCATGGCCATTATACTATATTTAAATTGcataatgtttttttaatcaagAATTTGCCTGTCAAATAACTGCTTTAATATTGGTACTAAAagcaattaataataataaagaaaaagcaatttagtataaaattaaaaccatatTGTAGAAACATTTGATGAGTGTGATTACTAACTACAGATAAGCAGATTTCGAAAAGAATGGAAGCAGCCAACACAACACTTTATGGAGATTTTATGAGACTACATATCTACTTGTTAGCATCTGCCGAGGCTGAGGGAGTTTAAGTTTTAAGTGAATTGGAACATTTGCACAATGtgatcataaatataaatattatgctaattattttttcagattATGTGGGAAAATATCACtagattaatttatcttttaggccaaagggctatttcctatctaaattttagtgaaaagataaatatatacttacaGTAGTTAAAATATCCAAATAACCATTCAAAGTTTAGTCAATTGCCACACAACCaagaattttctattagggttaaggataaaatagtcattttatcaataatattaaaataattaaaattatatctcatttttcctctttagtttgaaaaactaacaatttttcttcagaattaaaatttgaaaaattcattttccccctagggtttgataTCCTAAAATCTGGTCACTTCCTCTAGCAAATAGCACCCTCTCCTAAAATCTAGTGAAAACCTTTGTTTGGATGATGAAGGATGACACTTTGAAGCCCAACGAAGGACAATGCTTCGTCTTCCAAATCTGGACGATAAGCGTCATCCTTCGAAGGATGATGTTTTGTTGTCCCTAGGTTTGGGGTGAAGTTTTCAGTGGTCAGGCTTAGGTTAGAAACTAGCAGTCATTAGTGGTtagagaaatgaagaaaaaacctAGTGATTTGGGGGGCAGGGGGGTGgggaagtcacttttcaaaatcaaGATCTAGGgtgaaagttaatttttaaattttagagaagaatgagataaaattatatatttttaaatgatattattaaaatggtgattttacttttatatttaatatttaatggtaATTTTAACGAAAGTTTATAGATAGAtgagtatttgaaattttaaactattacaGGTGTATTTTTGATATTAGAGTAAAACctaagtggaaaatagtcattcggCCATATTTTTTATACCATTTGTCCTCCtgtttaggccaaaggactatttcccacccaagtttaagtgttatcCCAAAACCATACCCGTGAGGTTTGAAATACTCAAAATTCTATCCATccgttaaaaatctcagttagagttaaagttaaaattttttaacaaaaaaactaaagttttattacgttTGCCCCCCTTTCAGcttaaaaatctcacaaattcccccacctaaaatttaaaaaatcaaaatttctcccatagggtttgcaaatcatcGTCAGACATGGTGAACTTCGTTGTCTCTGATGGCATCGGCTCTCCCTCCCGGCTTAGCTTTCCCTACCGATCACTTCCCAACCACCGACGAAGGCTAATTCCTCCGATGATGATAAAATCTTCTTCGTTCAAGATGAAGATGACTGTCAGAGGTCTCAGATGGCCACATCGTCTTTGTCTGAGACCTCTAACAATCGTCTTCATCTTGGACAAGGATGATCTCGTCCTTATTGGATGAATTAGCCTTCGTCGGTGGTTGGAAAGTGATCGACAGAGAGAGTTAAGCTGGGAGGGAGAGTCAATGCCATCGACGACGACCATCTCTAGCAACGTTTGCAAACTCTAGGggagaattttgatttttcaaattttaggtggggggaattgtgagttttcaagcTGAGGGGGTAAactaataaaactttataattttaaatttttctattaaatgattattttacccttaatcataactgagatttttaacgaATAGAtgagattttgggtttttcaaacctcactAGTATGACTTGGGATAACACTTAAACTTAGGGGTGACATCGTCCTTTGGCCTCCTGTTTATTGCCATCTGTACTCTCCAAATAGGAACCTATTTGTATGGAATTGGAACAACAATGCAAAATAAGCGTAATGCATGTACATGAAATTAACCGTAAACAGACaaatatttgtgtgtgtgtgtgtgtatatatattgttaaataactTGTCCTTATATTACCTTCCTCTCACACATAAACAGACAAATAAGAGCTAATTTCTCTTTAGGCCAAAGgaatattcccacccaaagtatactATCATTTCAAGGTTCtcccctttaactttaaaaatcttatttacttaCCCATAAACGGTTAAAATTAGTGGAatcctaaccccttaaaattttatctctttttccctctaacccctaaaaactaactatttctccCTTAGaccaggttttaaaaaataacattctttctcttaaggtttagtttttaatcctTGACATTAAATCCAATGCTATCGTCGACGACGAATTTTTTTCGATGCATCACCATGCTCCAACGGTCTTTCTTCTCTCCTCTAAAACAACGACCGATGTAAATCTGGCCTAGAAAGACTACGTCGACTGACATTATAGAAAAGGGAAGAGAGACCACTAGAGCATGGTGATACGTCAAGGAAGCTTCATCATTGGTGATGACATCGGATATGACAtcggagattgaaaactaaatcttagggggaaaaatgctatttttaaaatctagcctaggggggaaatggttagtttttagagtttggGGGAAAactagatttaattttaatttatttttaatattacaaataaaataatgattttgtcctaaaagctattaattttaactgtctatagataggtaaatgagatttttaaagttaacgaaaaaaaacttgagataattgcatactttgggtgggaaatagtcctttggccttctctTTACAATTAAACTACAACTCCCAACactaatcaattaaatcaaacactAACACTCACCCAAGTAAAAGTTACTCTATTACAACTTAGATTATTATCctttttctaattattattattcataatatatatatatatatatatatatatatatatatatatatatatatatatatatatatatatatatgtgtgtgtgtgtgtgtgtgtgtgttcaaatgataaaaaataagagtaatattatatatatttgaatatacaattatatatatagataatatattataatataattatgtattattttattcttaattcaaattcacttaacccataataatatatcatttgtatacccAGTTATATagggttgaattcaaaccaaattgagccTGAACAAGGTGAAACCCCTTTTTGGCTTGTTTTCAAATGGGTTTAGCTCATTTTTGACTCGGGCTCACTAAGCGTAGAGAAATATTAGTTTGTATTTGACTTGCtttatgttttaattaagaATTCATGTTCGACTTGGGTTCATGTGGACAAACAAAACTCGGCTCAGGTTAACATGAGATATTCAGCTTGGCTCCCCTAAACGACGTCGtttcttttattatcatttttttttttataatgcaaGTTGTGCTCAACTTGTGAGCGGAGCATGACCTTTGTTTGGGCTCAAGTTCGAGTTTGGATTTGTTTTCTCTATTATTCTTTAGTTCATATTTGGGTTTGTGTTCATTTATCTTATATTCGTATTCAGGCTTGTTCAAGCAAAGCTTGTTTTGAGTTTGAACAAGTTTGCTTCAAATACAATTCTATAGTTATGtattcaaaagtatatacacagttttattaaaaaaaataatattaatgataacaTACTTATTATACGATAATATAAGATAAGATAACCAAACACCACACCATGCGTGCACACAACTCTTTACTCCTCACCAAATACAAGTTTCTGTGTGTGCACGTACATCCATATTTGTGTACACATGCATGCATTTGTGTGTGTGCGGTTTTGTCTCTTTGTATCTGTGTGTGTTATGTGGTCAAAAAATCTATTAAGTGGATAGGAATCTCGTAACTAGCAATATCAAATGACCAACGACATATGAGAAGTAACTTTCAATTCGGAGGATTAAAAGATCTCAAAAgtcttataaaaaaaacctaaagcacgactttcacaaatttattagttttctatTATTACAAACACATTTTCTTGGAAATCAACATCAAACCAACAAAAGTGCAATTACTCTTCCTCACATTTTAGAAGttgttatattatcattattcttaaccattgtattaattaaaaagaatattccCTCCATATGAATAGATGACAAACTTTGTAACGAGCAGGGAGAGGAAGAATTTTGTAATGGTTCTCTTGTAATTGTTCTTTCTACATATCACTAACAACATCCCATGCTTTTAAACAACATTCGATAAGACAACTCATCTTTCAGGTCATTATGCAGACATTCCCCTAGTTTACGAAGCTTTATGGAGAGACCAAGTCTCTCCTTAATAAGATTCAATTCTATTGCCTTACGAAAAGAAACAACAATAATCCTGCTAGCCTTAATCTAACGCACTGGTAACACACATTCCTCAATCAGTCCTACCACTCAAACAAAAATACTTGGTTAGACTCAAGAAGTTGCCAACCTTTCCTTCTAGATGACCTCTTTCTCTTTTGAATCTTTAATAGAGAGACCTCAAAATACAAACCATTTAGTCTGTCATAGCAATGAACCTCATCGTTACTTAAATATTCATAAGATATTTGGAAAGCATGAATGTGACATTTTCAAAGAATAGATATAAGAGATTTTAGGAAAAAGAATGTTACTTCAAAGAAAGATTGACGAGAAAACAAAGTAGAAAATGCTAAGATTCAAATAATTAGAGTTTCTTTGAATAGCATAGGAATACTTAAAGAAAACTTTACAACTTACATAAAGTTCTACTAACTTCTTTTCTAGTAATCAAAGAAAAGTGGTAAGAGATCTTTTAACATTCAAATTTGCTCCTAATTTAAAGTTGAGAAACATGACCTATACAAGACATCACAACTTCTTAAGTGACTTGATTAACATATGACTTATGTACACAACACATTATATGCTAGCCACCTATGGATGTTTGGTAAGCTACAATCTCGACCATCCATGTAGAATCTaatgtaacaaaataaaagttataatcAGCTCCCCCATTCATACTCCTAAAATTGAGGGCACCTGTTATTTGgtaaaaaatttctattttaaatcaattcttGAAAGTCATTTTAGCGATAAAACTCTCGTGAACAACAATATTCAACCACTTGCAAGAAGCAACTTCGAGTTTGGAGCATTAAAAGATCTCAaaagtcaaatcaaatcaattgaaaacATGACCTTTATAAACATAccaatttcaaagaaaaagatctcgaaagtcaaatcaaatcaattgaaaatatgACCTCCATAAACATACCAATTTTAAAGAATTACAGACCTACTTTTATGAAATTTAGTAACAAACTAACAAAAGtgcattttcatttaattgcGCTTCAAAAATTACTATcttatgattattattaattgttttattaattaagagACATATTCACTTCCCATATCTGGAAATACCCGCCAATTTCTTATTAACACAGTTTTGAACACAACTAGTACATTCCAAAAGCACCCTTACTTGGACATCTTTACCCTTGGCCATGAACCTCCTTTCGGGTTTTGATTCACCcaacttttatattttctatattttccgATCCAAAGCAAATAAGAGGAAAGGaaccaaaaaaaatagaagTATATCCATTTATGAATGgataataattatgtataaacGGGGGAGGGGGAgaatactttgataattttcttttcaatactTTTCTCATTGTTCTTTCTAAATATCAATAACAACGATATGGATATAGACTCATGCAATATTTTGACCGAACCACAAAAAAATAACTTGTTTCATCTTGCTCAATTCTAACTATTCATTTACTTGTACTCAAATCTCATTTATTTGATATACTTTTCATCcgtgtaatttttaatattaacaatatatatatatatatataaaatttggtGAGGAGATTAATGAGGTTATCTTTACTATgggatttgtgttaaaatagtaataaattaaactaaagcTCATCTAAGTGACCTATCTACcgtaattaatataaaaaaaaaattcaaactatataATCGTCTTCGGGAAGACAAAAAGAGTAACATTATCTTgttaattaagaaatatttaGATTGATGTATTCTTCATGAGTAGTAGTATTACAAGTTACAACATGCAGTGAGGAGCATGCCTGAAATGTTACAGCACATCTACTTCATATTAAATTGAAAGATTTGGAAGAGTAGCtattatttttaagagttaTTCCTGTTATTATTATACTGAAGGAATGTATACATGTCAAATGGTGAGAAAGCCTAGGCCAGtcatattacttttttattttgaaaatttcagatatttatttaaattgccGTTTATGCACAAATTTCTTCGTCAACAATGGCAGGGAGAGTTCATcttatatgtttgtttttttctttgatttcatATAGTTTGGTGAAGATACCTTTTGGCTTTGATATATAGGGTAAacttacgaaattataaatgaataattaatagGAAAGCTCAAAGTATCCGACAATGGCATCAGTATTGCAACCCGTCACCTAACACAGTGGCATCGATGGTGCTAATCTTTGTcgtataataataaaattctacCCGATTAACTTCATTTCAACATAATTTAAACTAGTTATCATTTAGGGAGTTTGCATAACTCATCGAAAATTGTACCTACAAAGGTGCATCTGAtctattttacaatttaaaaagaaaaatttattctcgatacaaattttaaatttcaaatctaatGCATGGTTGAAAATGGTTGTACACTTAATTGTATGACTCCGTATAAGATAGAGAAAAATTAAGAATCCATATGAAACTTatcataaaaagaaatatttataaaaaaattcatggCTAATAGCATCTGActtaattacaattacaatGTATCAAGGGGTGAATGTGGATGTATAATAAACATAGAACCTGCACAACTCATGCGGAATATTGTGTTCCAAAAGATGATTTTttacatgtttaattatattaattatttcgCTCATAATAAAATATCAGCATTTGTAGACCTGTCTTGGCCAACAGATTCAGAAATAATAAtaagccaaaagactattttccacccaaggtttagtgaaaggATAGATTTTTActcgttaatttttaaaaacctaaatacccacaattagttaaaatttactattaaaattaagggtaaaatgattatttaactaaaacatttaaaaactaaaaaatgatcACAGTTCGCccccctaggtttaaaaactaatttccCTCCACacaagatttgaaaatttgcCATTCCCCCCaagggtttcaaatttttcttcaatttcttctagCAAGCAAAGCCAACCTTCCCCATTAATCTTCTTTTGGCTGCCAAAGAAGAAGGTTGATGGATCTCAACCACGAGTAGAAACATCTCCTCGGCGTCGTCATTGCACTATTCGTCTACCTAGAGACGTTGAGCGATTCGTCTCCCCGGTATCTCTTTCATCACACGATTTGTCTCCCTGACATCTTTTTTGTTGTGTGATTCGTCTCCCCAACGTTGTCATCGTGCAATTTATCTCTCCAATGTCTCTTTTGTCAACATTTGGTCTCCCTAGCGTCGTCCCTCATTGATCATCGTTAGGGTTGAAAACCATTCATGGCTTTAAAGTTGTCAGTCATCAACAGTGGAAATTGATGATGTttagagggagagggagagagtgTTGGGAGGAAGAGATTGACAAAGATGGAGACGACGACATAAAAGCTTGTCGgaagaaattggaaaaaaattccaaaccctAGGGACGAATGAtgaattttcaaaccttggatagagaaaaatgttagttttaaaacttagggggtgaaatatgataattttttagtttttaaatatttttagctaaatgaccattttacctttaattttaatagtaaattttaattgatgagtgtgtatttaagtttttaaaagttaacacataaaaatttgtcttttcactaaactttgagtgggaaacAGACCTTTGccataataatataatacacgCCCCCTCATCGTGTACAGTTATGCAGAGACGTGTTTG
The genomic region above belongs to Mangifera indica cultivar Alphonso chromosome 15, CATAS_Mindica_2.1, whole genome shotgun sequence and contains:
- the LOC123197683 gene encoding protein MIZU-KUSSEI 1 translates to MRQYQELSLQRSTSCRSSKKIIPSSYIRSTSVSSIPENEEFSGKLLVRRDSPIALQKLNKLHSRFTSLIRSLLNIFTFPTIILPTCKWLSIPTHLSITPSLGRKVTGTLFGNRRGHVSFAVQDDPRSEPVLLLELAMSTSTLVKEMASGLVRIALECEKAPVQSGRGRAAKLFHEPMWTMYCNGRKCGYAQSRPCGESDWHLLSTVQSVSIGAGVIPVVEDARKTGVSEGELLYMRAKFERVVGSRDSEAFYMLNPDNNGGPELSIFLLRI